In the Abditibacteriota bacterium genome, one interval contains:
- a CDS encoding GH92 family glycosyl hydrolase — protein MIKTAAAIWLVLASCMVLGFSWSFEKDETAPDSSITDCKGVYRIVGSGFGDLVEEMDASPAGVLDEGPRNLLDGSPDTKYITGSMPLEIAYTLTSAVGIRGYFLTSANDYPGRDPADWVLEGSADGVSWQALDSRQDEAFGERFEKKTYPVEDAPVFRYYRLRVTSRQEPEIQPGYTQLASFELITDTAGNEPVKTDGMTVSVKNAPVHSWINGGGGWKGSACLEIRGSHTGPAMCSAALREGLGQRVQKDTVFSYMILPDYLGEYDFDHVSQYAALDLVFTDGTTLSSLGAKDRDLFGMSAREQGGAKRMITGNWNRITCDAGKYAAGKTIDKIVVVYDNPNRYDGERSFLTYFDDVDIREEAPRAGLTPADYIVTTRGTNDNLFMTRGLTFPAVCVPNSFNFWTASTSYRDGQLYKYQPDSKITHFMSSHQASFHLGDHGNFMFMPVDVALEEATADNCNVGARARSFDFDGQTARAHYYGVTLDNGVVCELTPTSHAAAARFTFPEGVKSSLVLDCCSGGFENGRLTIARDGSFSGYLNTHYGAAYGTPGIYVYGRFDAPVKGSKKLTDDSIMTCVAFDKSTVTMYLATSYLSPEQARKNLSMEIGSGTFDSVRNSAKRLWNSLLGRVQIEGATPHQLTSFYSGMYRMLMYPTTLAENTGTPEKPHWVYASPYTSEPEKPDVREGVMNTSNGFWDTYRTAWSAYALLFPDKAGGLIDGITEHYNACGFIPKWVAPAGVECMVGTSSDVICADLMLKGIKFNRERAYLAALRNGSCDPLGSFGRPEMFRARYKGYGESMGWSWMADNCINDAGIAQMARLMGLPDDEAYFNRTAVNYTHMFNRDIGLGFFMTHYFDGRWKADKDTFDPWYWHGDYVESNGWGMRVTVPHDGNGLAWLYGGRDKLGQAIDEIMAADEDFHHSGRQHEMYEAREVRMGQYMHNNQQAHHTLYMYLFANEAPKTQKYVREVLSRLYLGSDAGQGYLGDEDNGEQSCWYILSSLGIYPLSLAGGEYAIGSPLFDRVTLDLPTGKVVIEAKNNSPENCYVQSLAIDGKAWNRVTIPHSVFVKARRITFTMGPRPSDWGRNTYPVSITKELAEPLGTVDLTTSSDRGELTDDDSNTVCRIDGQASLTAKEEKANLLTLTCDTPENAPREFALYGVAEEGERVLLEQRKNIRYEWPKQLKPFIIHKPGAYSQYILEIKGDVAEAELLK, from the coding sequence ACCCTGACAAGTGCCGTGGGGATCAGGGGCTACTTTCTGACCAGCGCCAACGACTATCCCGGCAGGGATCCCGCCGATTGGGTCCTGGAGGGCTCCGCCGACGGCGTGAGCTGGCAGGCTCTGGACAGCAGGCAGGACGAAGCCTTTGGGGAACGGTTTGAAAAAAAGACCTACCCAGTGGAGGATGCCCCCGTATTCAGATATTACCGTCTGAGAGTGACCAGCCGGCAGGAACCGGAGATACAGCCCGGCTACACCCAGCTGGCCTCCTTTGAGCTCATCACCGATACAGCCGGCAACGAGCCTGTGAAGACAGACGGCATGACCGTGTCTGTCAAAAACGCGCCGGTGCACTCCTGGATCAACGGAGGCGGAGGCTGGAAGGGCAGCGCCTGTCTGGAGATCCGCGGATCCCACACGGGCCCGGCCATGTGCAGCGCCGCGCTCCGGGAGGGCCTGGGGCAAAGGGTCCAAAAGGACACCGTGTTCTCCTACATGATCCTGCCGGACTATCTGGGAGAGTATGACTTTGACCACGTGAGCCAGTATGCGGCTCTGGATCTGGTGTTTACCGACGGCACCACTCTGTCCTCTCTCGGAGCAAAGGACCGGGATCTCTTTGGCATGTCTGCCCGGGAGCAGGGCGGCGCCAAGAGGATGATCACAGGCAACTGGAACAGGATCACCTGCGACGCCGGCAAATATGCAGCCGGGAAGACCATTGACAAGATCGTCGTCGTGTATGACAACCCGAACCGCTACGACGGCGAGAGGAGCTTTCTCACCTATTTTGACGACGTGGACATCCGGGAGGAGGCTCCCCGCGCGGGGCTGACTCCGGCGGACTATATAGTCACCACCCGGGGCACCAATGACAACCTGTTCATGACCAGGGGCCTCACCTTCCCCGCGGTGTGCGTGCCCAACAGCTTCAACTTCTGGACCGCCTCCACCTCCTACAGGGACGGCCAGCTCTACAAGTATCAGCCCGACAGCAAGATCACCCATTTTATGTCCTCCCATCAGGCCTCCTTCCATCTGGGGGACCACGGCAACTTCATGTTCATGCCGGTGGACGTGGCTCTTGAGGAGGCCACGGCGGACAACTGCAACGTGGGGGCCCGGGCCCGCAGCTTTGACTTTGACGGACAGACGGCGAGAGCCCACTATTACGGAGTCACTCTGGACAACGGCGTTGTATGCGAGCTGACTCCCACCAGCCACGCAGCCGCCGCCCGGTTCACTTTTCCGGAGGGGGTCAAGAGCTCTCTGGTCCTGGACTGCTGCAGCGGAGGCTTTGAAAACGGCAGGCTGACCATCGCCCGGGACGGCAGCTTCAGCGGCTACCTCAACACCCATTACGGCGCCGCCTACGGCACCCCCGGCATCTACGTGTACGGCCGGTTTGACGCGCCGGTAAAGGGCTCCAAAAAGCTGACGGACGACAGCATCATGACCTGCGTGGCCTTTGACAAGTCCACGGTGACCATGTATCTGGCCACCAGCTATCTGAGCCCGGAGCAGGCCCGGAAGAACCTGTCCATGGAGATAGGCAGCGGCACCTTTGACTCGGTGCGCAACTCCGCCAAGAGGCTGTGGAACAGCCTGCTGGGCCGGGTGCAGATAGAGGGAGCCACTCCCCACCAGCTCACCAGCTTTTATTCCGGCATGTATCGTATGCTCATGTATCCCACCACTCTGGCGGAGAACACGGGTACTCCGGAGAAGCCCCACTGGGTCTATGCTTCTCCCTACACCAGCGAGCCGGAGAAGCCGGACGTCAGAGAAGGGGTCATGAACACCTCCAACGGCTTTTGGGACACCTACCGCACCGCCTGGTCCGCCTACGCCCTGCTGTTCCCCGACAAGGCGGGGGGGCTGATAGACGGCATCACAGAGCACTACAACGCCTGCGGCTTCATCCCCAAGTGGGTGGCTCCCGCGGGAGTGGAGTGTATGGTGGGCACCAGCTCCGACGTGATCTGCGCCGACCTGATGCTCAAGGGCATCAAATTCAACAGGGAAAGGGCATATCTGGCCGCCCTCCGCAACGGCTCCTGCGACCCTCTGGGCTCCTTTGGCAGGCCGGAGATGTTCCGGGCCCGCTACAAGGGCTACGGCGAGAGCATGGGCTGGAGCTGGATGGCCGACAACTGCATCAACGACGCGGGCATAGCCCAGATGGCCCGGCTCATGGGCCTGCCGGACGACGAGGCCTACTTCAACAGGACCGCAGTGAACTACACCCACATGTTCAACCGGGATATAGGACTGGGCTTCTTTATGACCCATTATTTCGACGGCCGGTGGAAGGCGGACAAGGACACCTTTGATCCCTGGTACTGGCACGGAGATTACGTGGAAAGCAACGGCTGGGGTATGAGAGTCACGGTGCCTCATGACGGCAACGGCCTGGCCTGGCTCTACGGCGGCCGGGACAAGCTGGGGCAGGCCATAGACGAGATCATGGCCGCCGACGAGGACTTTCATCATTCCGGCAGACAGCACGAGATGTATGAGGCCAGAGAGGTGCGCATGGGCCAGTATATGCACAACAACCAGCAGGCCCACCACACCCTGTATATGTATCTCTTTGCCAACGAGGCTCCCAAGACACAGAAATACGTGCGGGAGGTGCTCTCGCGGCTGTATCTGGGCAGCGATGCCGGACAGGGATACCTGGGGGACGAGGACAACGGCGAGCAATCCTGCTGGTATATCCTGAGCTCTCTGGGCATCTATCCCCTGAGCCTGGCCGGCGGCGAATACGCCATAGGCTCACCCCTCTTTGACCGGGTCACTCTGGACCTGCCTACGGGCAAGGTGGTCATAGAGGCCAAAAACAACAGCCCGGAGAACTGCTACGTGCAGAGCCTGGCCATAGACGGCAAGGCCTGGAACAGGGTCACCATCCCCCACAGCGTGTTTGTAAAGGCCCGGCGCATCACCTTTACCATGGGGCCCCGGCCCTCCGACTGGGGCAGGAACACCTATCCTGTCAGCATCACCAAGGAGCTGGCGGAGCCCCTGGGTACCGTGGACCTGACCACATCGAGCGACCGGGGAGAGCTCACGGACGACGACTCCAACACCGTGTGCCGGATAGACGGTCAGGCCTCTCTGACCGCAAAGGAGGAGAAGGCCAACCTGCTGACCCTGACCTGCGACACGCCGGAAAACGCTCCCCGGGAGTTTGCCCTCTACGGAGTGGCGGAGGAAGGCGAGCGGGTGCTCCTGGAGCAGAGAAAGAACATCAGATATGAATGGCCCAAGCAGCTCAAGCCCTTTATCATCCACAAGCCGGGAGCCTACAGTCAGTATATCCTGGAAATAAAGGGCGACGTGGCAGAGGCCGAGCTTTTGAAGTGA